Within the Nerophis ophidion isolate RoL-2023_Sa linkage group LG01, RoL_Noph_v1.0, whole genome shotgun sequence genome, the region actggcggtcaccacacccgctgccacacccctccgactttcaggtacgaccatataatctcactaaaacactagtaacacaataagcagataagggattttccagaattatcctcgtaaatgtgtctaataacatctgaatcgctcccactgccctagtcttttttctttctttttttttttctagtccttctctttcactttccttatccacaaatctttcatcctcgctcaatttaatggggaaatcgtcgctttcttggtctgaattgctctcgctgcaggtagccatgattgtaaacaatgtgaggatgtgaggagctccactacccgtgacgtcacgcgcacatcctctgctacttccgggacaggcaaggctttttttattagcgaccaaaagttgcgaactttactgtcgatgttctctactacatcctttcagcaaaaatatggcaatatcgcgaaatgatcaaagtgacacatagaatggacctgctatccccgtttgaataataaaatctaatttcagtaggcctttaaagtaaatgCTGCAGCAAGACAAATGCTCTTGGTTAgaattttttttgttgatgtttCCATAGTTGGCTCTTTGTCGTCAGAAGATCATGACTTTGACCCAACTGCAGAAATGCTAGTCCATGAGTACGATGATGAGAGGACTCTGGAGGAGGAAGAGTCTCTTGAAGGAGGGGGGAATATCAGATCTGAGATTGCAGATCTGGAGAAGGTACGtttattaacattttaaaaagaTCTCCGTCATATAAGATATCATATTCATTCATTTATGGGAGTCTTCATCCGTGTGGTTATTTGTGCAATTTAGTTAAGATATTGTCTGTCAACTCTGAAGTttgctttttctttttaatagaATCCATCTGAGCTGTGGTTTAGACTGAAACATAATAGGTCGAAAAAAGTTTGTTCCAAAACTATTTGATCGGTGACTGTAGTGAAAAGTGAATTTGAAATATAAATATCTGAGTAACTACACATCCTAGCCAAATTAAATCAAATAGGCTTCAtgttgaaaatatatttattttataaatttaCATAGATTGAGTTCATGACCAATTTCACAAAGGGTCACAAATGACCTGTGACATGACACGTCTATTCGGTCAGTTCAGCTCCTACCAAACATGCAGTAGCATATGTTACATGGGCCTGAATGAATATTCAATAAGGCGATAAACGAAAAATTAGTCGGTAGGTTCCATAAATTGCCATGTGCATGCTTGAAAAGCTTTCACGCTATTTGTTGCTTTCAGCACATAAGTGCATTTGTACCATTGCGTAATGAAAAACAAGGGGTAAATTATCTTATTTGTCATTAAGTGTTGTTGGCTCAAAATTATCGCAAAAACAAATGCCACCACAACAGTGTGCaaatgctatccatccatccatcttcttccgcttatccgaggtcgggtcgcgggggcagcagcctaagcggggaagcccagagatccctctccccagccacttcatctagctcttcccgggggataccgaggcgctcccaggccagccgggagacatagtcttcccaacgtgtcctgggtcttccccgtggccgccTCCCGGTTGGacgggccctaaacacctccctagtgaggcgttcgggtggcatcctgaccagatgcccgagccacctcatctggctcctctcgatgtggaggagcagcggctttactttgagctcctcccggatggcagagcttctcaccctatctctaagggagacccccgccacccggcggaggaaactcatttcagccgcttgtacccgtgatcttatcctttcggtcatgacccaaagctcatgaccataggtgaggatgggaacgtagatcgaccggtaaattgagagctttgccttctggctcagctccttcttcaccacaacagatcagtacaacgtccgcattaatgaagacgccgcaccgatccgcctgtcgatctcacgatctactcttccctcactcgtgaacaagactcctaggtacttgaacaacTCCACAGTGTGCAAATGTTTCAGTTTAAACTTATTTTTTAGAGTCCTCAAAACATATCAGACAATTGTCATGTCATGATGGTGTTTCctcactcgttttttttttttcatattacttGTTAATACATCTGCTTttaatgtattgttatttttactctGCACTTTTGTTTATAAGGGCCCTCAATTGATTGTCAGTTAAGTAATTTACAACTCGACCGCTTCCTACATGTTCAATAGTGAAGTGAAACTTTGTCAAtactttatttagccattttatttATTGCTTTGCTtgtgtaaatttgtatttttttagccaacatattacatacaattattttttttcctatgcAAAGTAAATTTTAAGGGCTTAAAGGTATTTcgacaatttttttgcaaatatctcCAAAGACAAAATAATAAACGCTGTCATTACTTAAATCCTTCTGGATTTAACTGTATTGTATGTAACACATGTTTAATACACTGGTAGTTAAATGAGTCATGGTATCTTCACAATTGGGAAAACATCACTACAAtttgttagtttttgtatttttttttctacataacatgccaagactttaaaaaaaaaaaaaagtttgctacatgttatttatctgacaattacatattttttttctgttatcTGCTAAATtaataacatttgaaaaaaacaccTGTTGATCCACATGCCGACTGTTGTTTTCATCTTTACCAGGAGGGTAATATGCCTTTGGAGGAGCTGTTGGCCATCTACCGCTACGAGGCATCAGCTGGGTCCAGTATAGACAGCTCCTCTGGAGACCTCACAGACGAGCTGCCTGACATGACTTTAGACAAGGTAAATGtcctttctttattttttcactttgggGGGAGTCCTTCTCTTTCCGAGAAGAAGCAGCTTTTTTGTGAAATTGTTTGGTCAACTTGACTCATTTGCTCCAAGGAGGAAATTGCTAAAGACTTGTTGTCTGGCGATTACGAGGAGGAGACACAGTCTTCGGCTGATGATCTCACCCCCTCGGTCACCTCCCATGAAACCACCGATTTCTTCCCTCGGACTCTTCGATGTAAGTAACCCACTCAGAAAAACAATAATTGTAAAAGTATATTACAAGCAACACATAAAGTGTGTGTCTGGGGTTGAGGGGTATACATTTATTAGGAAATAATGTATTACTAATTAAACATATCTATTATTAAAAATATGCtgtttatataaataaaattaatataATATTGATGTTCAGAGATATACAAGTATAAAATGTTGGGGTGCAAGATGATGATTCTTGTCTGTCACAAGTAATTATGACATCACACCGATAAGGAtataacgtttaaaaaaaaaatacctcagATTAAAGAACACTTAAATGAAGTGAGATTACCTGTACTGTAATGCAGGTGGGTTACGGTAAGTGAGCaaatcaaaagttgtttttttcctcctACGTGCCTTGCCTAAAACTCCCCCtgagttcattgtaaacaaacatATCATCGTCTGTGTGGAACTTTCTTCCCTGTTTCAGATGAAGACATTTTGTGTCAAATGTTCTGAAATTTTTTGTAATGAGTAAAACACTTTGGAATACATCACATAAAACCTTATCAGCCATATAAACACCAACAATGCTACAACAGGGTTTTAAAAGCCATTGAAGACAGAAACGGTGGCAACCAAGTCTTACCattgttgggggaaaaaaaggataaaTAAGTTGTCAGTATTGGTCTTGAAACAGCAGAAAGTTATCGGTATCATGCAAACCAATAATATGTTTtagttgaattttttttatggCAGCGGTGTCAAACtagtttttattgagggccacttgGAATTATGGCCGCCCTCAGTGGGGAAGTTTGTATATTAGcacattaaaaaatatgtatatattgtaataGCCACGTTACACAATTTACGTAGGCAACTGTTTTTGATAATTATATTTTTAGTAGACTGATGGATAACTTGATTTGAAATCGTAACTCAAGGTGACGAAcaggtatttatttttaaatacaaaataattcTTGGAACTTGTTGCATGGTCAGATAATACTAATGTGTAAAACATGCATgcaattgaatgcagtacaatTTTCTGTGAAAATTGAAAGAACAAACACATTAGCCAAAAGGTGCTTTATTTCCCGCATTTCACAGGgcacattgatgtggcgggctacaTAAAGTATGtgaggccacattaaatgatatggtggACCACGTAAATGGGGCAGGCTTGTTAAAATAATAAAGTCGACCGCATAAAATGTTGTAGAGGGCTACATTAAAATGGTGATGCCGAacgacataaaatgatgtggcataaCCACCACATAAGATGATGTGGTGTTCTACTTGAAATAATGTGGCGAACCACATTCAATTACatgaatgacatggcgggtcaCTTAGAATATTGTGGCATGCCAAATTATGTGGCAGACGACatgaaatgaagtggtgggccacttaaCACATTGTAGCGGACTCCATGAAATGTGGTGGGCCATTAGAATTATGCGGTGAGCCAGAGCTGACCCGCGGGCCTCGGGTTTGACAACTGCTATTTAtggttatcaaaaaaaaaaaaaatcttcttccttttttaaaaaaaaaataccaacgtGTATTATTTGTTACCAGTTGTGTGCAACGGGTTGTTTACACATCAATATTCATTGCTGAACACATTTATTAGACTACCTGTTTATTTTAAATCTTTACAAAACCTGTAAAACTAAAGACTATCTGGCAAATAACAAACTGAAACAACAAAATGTCTTTTTCCACATGTAACCAAAAACTTTTATATTGTTTCACTTTTTACTATACTTTTGCATGAACCTCATTTGACTTTGAAATTGGCAGTTGTCTTTTTCAGGAAGGTAAGTTAATCACTGTAAGTGacctttttaatacaaattgtgATTCGCACAATGTGTGAAATAGTAATGGTTCATGCAGCAGTATTCATTAATCATTACTGAAACATAAAACATTGCTTTTCTGGTGATGACGCTGGTAAATTAGGGCAATTGTGGCATAAAACTTATTTTGTTAAGCGCTGCATATACATACACTGCCCATTGTATTCTATATTAAAAAAAGAGTACTGTCCAATATtacgatacatatatactgtaatgCTGCCTAAAAATGTCTATTGTAAGATATAATTCTTTATTGTTTGTGTCAAAACTTTAACATCTGGGCCACGGCTAATGTAATTGTAGCAATGTTGCTGCTTTGTCACCTGATAACTTTTCGGCACCGATACATCATACGTGCAAGAGCCGGCAGGAGCATAGATGTTAACAATGTAGCAGAGACGGACAGAAAGCAAAATAGAAGTTAAACCAACAAAATCTGACATTAAAATTGTGCCGGAAAGAAGGAAGAGGAACTCTTGTGTTTTAAAAAATTAGCCGTCGATCGACTGAGAAATTACAGTGTCCATCTCTAAATTCATGTGTAGTCGCAGCCCTAGTATGTCGAAAAAAAGGGCTGGTACTACAAAAAACTCAATgattttttaatttagtttttgtttttctgcTTGTCTTTTTTATAtagaaaatgtgtttttacaaATGAGAAAAGATATAAGAAAATATACTATATTGTGTTGTACATCGTTATCGGGATATCAATTTCTCATTTTGGGATACATATATTTTTGTACATATCACACAATACTATTGGTAACAGAGTATCTCTCATCTTGAACCATCTCAAAGTATATCTTTCTTTTGTCTTAGCCAATGCAATCTCTGATGGGGATAAAGATTCAGAGTGTGACGACGATGGCCCAAGTCCAGAAGACTCCAGAAAGGTACACAAAATACTGGAACACACCAAGAAGAGAGACATTgcaataaatataaaatgtaactCCCTCGGTGTTTGAATGGTATTATAGGAAATAATGGTGGGAGCAGAGTACCAAGCAGAAGTTCCTTCCACTGTCTGCTACTACACAGAAGGAGAGAGAGGTGACTACTCTTTCTTGTTTCTATCAGTGCTGATATTCTATGTAATTGTTGACTAAGCTCCACTTTGTTTTGGTTGCAGCGTATGAAGATCATGATGAGTTAATGTGGAGTCCAGGTGCATTGCCAGAGAGCAAAGTCAAGTGCTTCCTAACTGATGTGCTGTCTCGAACGACCGGTGAGAAGACGGGATTTGACAAACTGGGCATGCATGTTCGAGACAATGAGCAGGTGGGTCCTTTTTTTCCATCCACTTTTACTTTGTATCTTTTGAAAACTAGTTCAGTGTGCCAAATGTGATTGAAACAAAAGTAATCTAATTTTGAAAGGCAGTTGGCTTAAATAGTGTTTCTGTCACAAATGTGCAGTTGATTTGGTAATGACAGGCTGCTGAAGCAAACAAGTCAATATAAAACACGCTAAACAGCATGTTGGTCCTCTCCAACATGAGTACAAAAAAACACAACTGAACAGTCAACCATCATTAAGTATCATGCACTGCAGGAATTAGTTTTATTTTCACTATCACGcttccaaaaaatacaaaaaatagcgCAGTAAAAACACCAAACGGGTCCACATTAATGTAGTACATTTATAAAAGCAGACATGTTTTTGTTAACATGAACATgaagttaaatgtgttttatcCATGTGGGGACATTCAAATTTCATTATCTTCAAAGCCAAAAAGGACTCAAGTTTTTATCCCTTAAACTTCAGTtctaaacaaaaatatcaaaaacatttagttttttatCATTTTGACCTCCTTTGAAGGCTATTTGATCAGATAATCTCTCCCGTTAGACACATGAAGGATTTATATGCGCTGTTTGGCTTTGGGGTATTGTTAAATAACTGCCAGTGCATCGTACACCCGTGAAacaattttcaaaatttaaaatgtttgaaaaacacATGTGTTAGGAaaatatgtataatgtagtaacataaaaacattttttccaaaatacaccAAATAAATACTGAAGTACAAAAAAGTTAAGTACGTATATCAACTTTTAATTTTGACTCTCTGCTTTCTTTGCTATTGCATTTAATTAAGATTAATCAAAAATAAACCACAGCAAccctgtgattaatctgatttagatttttttttttgacagatattattttGATAGACAATTCAAAATTGTTCTGTacaaatcatgcaatttcttcaACCAACCTCTTAATTGTCGTTCACTTGACCTTTTTTGTTTCTCCTTTGGCAGGCTTTGTGTGAACTTGTTAAGTGCAACTACAACACCCACGAGGCACTCGAGCAATACTGTAGCCACCTAAAGTCCTCGAAAGGTAAGCAAAGTCATTGAATAAACGTATTTATCACAAAATAGTTGATCGTATGTGTTTCAAAGCTTGAATCGGGGCTACACAATTCTGCAAAAAGTGTGAACCATGATTTTTTTGCTTAAAATTAATAGCGCGATTCTTAGCCCCCTTTGTTTTCACATGCACACTCGCCAGTATTCATGTGCATTTCCGTCTTGTGACCATGAAGATGCTGATTTTCTGCTTTGGTCTAATCATAGAAAAATCACC harbors:
- the mier3b gene encoding mesoderm induction early response protein 3 isoform X3, which translates into the protein MAEACLGSSSPVGSLSSEDHDFDPTAEMLVHEYDDERTLEEEESLEGGGNIRSEIADLEKEGNMPLEELLAIYRYEASAGSSIDSSSGDLTDELPDMTLDKEEIAKDLLSGDYEEETQSSADDLTPSVTSHETTDFFPRTLRSNAISDGDKDSECDDDGPSPEDSRKEIMVGAEYQAEVPSTVCYYTEGERAYEDHDELMWSPGALPESKVKCFLTDVLSRTTGEKTGFDKLGMHVRDNEQALCELVKCNYNTHEALEQYCSHLKSSKEKSPPWSEEECKNFEHALQMYDKNFHLIQKHKVTTRTVAECVAFYYMWKKSERFDFFVQQNRFGKKKYSSYPGVTDLMDRLVDEAEGLAVDSSSSVCSGGGGGGRLEATTEQQLSLLNSITASDLTAFTGVPISGFTSRVADKFELFGVNAKYHLWRIFGTAQYHPDSKISAWQHHTVGIVFSGSNWETSQESGKDKCSNVQRHPG